In the Setaria italica strain Yugu1 chromosome VI, Setaria_italica_v2.0, whole genome shotgun sequence genome, one interval contains:
- the LOC101762220 gene encoding inorganic phosphate transporter 1-6, translated as MAGGDLQVLSALDAAKTQWYHFTAIVVAGMGFFTDAYDLFCISLVTKLLGRIYYRVDGSPAPGTLPPHVSAAVNGVAFVGTLSGQLFFGWLGDKLGRKKVYGMTLMLMVLCSVASGLSFGHTPASVMATLCFFRFWLGFGIGGDYPLSATIMSEYANKKTRGAFIAAVFAMQGFGIMAGGLVAIVVSAAFKVRFPAPAYAADPAASTPPQADYVWRIILMLGAMPAALTYYWRTKMPETARYTALVARNAKQAAADMSKVLQVEIMSASGAAAADEDQQAAGNANDDDHKQKQKEKQFGLFSGEFVRRHGLHLLGTSATWFLLDIAFYSQNLFQKDIFAAVGWIPRAATMSALEELFRIARAQSLIALCGTVPGYWFTVALIDVVGRFKIQMMGFFFMTVFMLGMAFPYQHWTSNHVAGFVVMYGFTFFFANFGPNATTFIVPAEIFPARLRSTCHGVSAASGKLGAIVGSFGFLYLAQSKDPAKTEHGYPAGIGVRNALFLLAGCNALGLLFTLLVPESKGKSLEEMSGDNDRDNRTVPV; from the coding sequence CGCGTCGACGGCTCCCCGGCCCCCGGCACCCTCCCGCCGCACGTCTCCGCCGCCGTCAACGGCGTCGCATTCGTCGGCACCCTCTCAGGGCAGCTCTTCTTCGGCTGGCTGGGCGACAAGCTCGGCCGTAAGAAGGTCTATGGCATGACGCTCATGCTCATGGTCCTCTGCTCCGTCGCGTCGGGGCTCTCCTTCGGCCACACGCCGGCCTCCGTCATGGCCACGCTCTGCTTCTTCCGCTTCTGGCTGGGGTTCGGCATCGGCGGCGACTACCCGCTCTCCGCAAccatcatgtccgagtacgccaaCAAGAAGACGCGGGGGGCCTTCATCGCCGCCGTCTTCGCCATGCAGGGCTTCGGCATCATGGCCGGCGGCCTCGTGGCCATCGTCGTGTCCGCCGCGTTCAAGGTCCGCTTCCCGGCGCCGGCGtacgccgccgaccccgccgcctcgacgccgccgcaggccgACTACGTGTGGCGGATCATCCTGATGCTGGGCGCGATGCCGGCGGCGCTCACCTACTACTGGCGCACCAAGATGCCCGAGACGGCGCGGTACACGGCGCTGGTGGCCAGGAACGCCAAGCAGGCGGCCGCCGACATGTCCAAGGTGCTGCAGGTGGAGATCATGTCTGCCTCTGGCGCTGCCGCTGCAGATGAGGATCAGCAGGCCGCCGGCAATGCAAATGACGACGACCACAAAcagaagcagaaggagaagcAGTTCGGGTTGTTCTCGGGTGAGTTCGTGCGGCGTCACGGTCTCCACCTCCTGGGCACGTCGGCGACGTGGTTCCTGCTGGACATCGCCTTCTACTCGCAGAACCTGTTCCAGAAGGACATCTTCGCGGCGGTGGGGTGGATCCCCAGGGCGGCGACCATGAGCGCGCTGGAGGAGCTCTTCCGCATCGCCCGGGCGCAGTCGCTGATCGCGCTGTGCGGCACGGTGCCGGGCTACTGGTTCACGGTGGCGCTGATCGACGTGGTGGGGCGCTTCAAGATCCAGATGATGGGCTTCTTCTTCATGACGGTGTTCATGCTGGGGATGGCCTTCCCGTACCAGCACTGGACGAGCAACCACGTCGCCGGCTTCGTCGTCATGTACGgcttcaccttcttcttcgccaACTTCGGGCCCAACGCCACCACCTTCATCGTGCCCGCGGAGATCTTCCCGGCGAGGCTGCGGTCGACGTGCCACGGCGtctcggcggcgtcggggaagcTGGGCGCCATCGTGGGCTCCTTCGGGTTCCTGTACCTGGCGCAGAGCAAGGACCCGGCCAAGACGGAGCACGGGTACCCGGCGGGCATCGGCGTGCGCAACGCGCTGTTCCTCCTCGCCGGCTGCAACGCCCTGGGCCTGCTCTTCACGTTGCTGGTGCCCGAGTCCAAGGGCAAGTCGCTGGAGGAGATGTCCGGCGACAACGACCGCGACAACCGCACCGTCCCCGTGTAG